AGGATAATAAGGTCTTATAAAACCACACATTATGAAAGATAGCAGATATCTCTTAttacatttatattcttttatgtttttcaagGTGTCAAAAATCAAGCTGGTCTGCATGCATTTGCattatgtatttttgtttttctcatttgTTTACCGTAGAAATGTACGCTGTGTGACATCACAGTGACGAGTGATGCAGCTCGAGACATCTATAAATACAGGTCGAAGCCTTGCATTTTGATTGCAGTCATCAATTCATCATACATATACACAGTTTTTACATACAGAAACACCTTTAACCTAGTTCAACACATTACATggaaaacgaaaacgaaaaccgTCCGATGTTGGTCTCAAAAATGGGCATAATAGGGGCTGGGGTGAGTGGCTTAGCAGCTGCTAAACAGTTATCTCATCACAACCCTATTGTTTTTGAGGCCTCAGATTCCATTGGTGGGGTTTGGAGTCATTGCTCCTACAACTCCACCAGGTTACAGTCTCATCGTCGTGATTATGAATTCACCGATTTCCCTTGGCCTCAAAGGGACAACCCCGATTTTCCCACCCATTTGGAGATACTCAATTATCTCCACTCTTATGCTATCCACTTTGACGTTTTCAAGAACATCAGGTTCAACTCCAAGGTCGTCCAAATCCGCTTCTCCGGCAACCGGGAAGTCACTGGCTTTTCAAGCCTGCTTCCCGGTCAACCTCTCTGGGAAGTTGCTGTGCAGACCAATAACTCAGACACCATTCAGGTCTGCACAAACTATTATTACCTTCTCAAAAATCAAACACTTTGGTATCCATCTATATACATAACCTAGGGTTTCATACTCttcaaaagttttaatatattttaatttaaagtatttgaaaaaaataaaagagctGCTTATACATGATTGATTTCAGTGGTACGGATTCGAGTTTGTGGTAGTATGCGTTGGGAAATATGGGGACACACCCAAAATTCCAACGTTTCCACAGAAAAAAGGGCCACATATATTCAAGGGCAAGGTGATGCATACGTTAGATTACTGTAAACTTGACCAGGAAGCTGCTACTCAACTTCTGAGAGGGAAAAAGGTGGTAGTGGTTGGTTTCAAAAAGTCAGGTATTGATTTAGCCATGGAGTGTGCACGGGCAAACCAAGGTAATAATAATCCCAcctttactatatatataaattcccTTCGAAAAAACCaagttaaattgttttttttttttataagtaaagTTATAAAggttctaaagaaaaaaataaaataaaaataaaagtaatattttttttttattgttattaatttatgtacAAGCTGAACTCTATAAGCTAGTTTacattaactatttaaaatatagtttttaatagtttttaatgcACACAAACTATTTAACTTatgtaaaaattacatttatttttcttcttgttttacAGATTTTTATGAAGAAACTTTCTCCAAATTGACACTATGAATTCACACCGCATCAATATGTAAAATATGCGACTGTTAtcatattaaacctttttttatatatttaaatagtaaaaatgcATGCATTATatgtgtatttaatttttttatgataaaaaataataaaattattatattgttattattatgattataaaattaaataaaaatatattttataactttattgtaaataatttttatttattttgcatgtaaattttaattaaaaaaattctttaatttaaaaaaatcaaataaaaaacagttaaatttaaataagtaatcatttaaaaataaaattgataaaataattattttaatttaagaaaaacttttatctaaaggtaaaattgaaaaataaatcttcTATATAAAGGTATAGATAATAATGGCTGGTCATTTATGagttttatgaaaaacaaatcaTACTGGTTTGTAACTTATTGCTAAAAAACATACTCTAAACATGGGAAGCATTAACTgctcttttataatttatcgCTTTAGTTATACGCCATAGAGTAACTCTGAATAAAGTTTAATTCAAATAGTtggtgttttaaaaattatgtttaaacatttggtagaaaatgtaaaatatgtatatatattctctaaactattataaaaatttaaacttcatttttaaattaaattaaaagtattttatccATGTATAAAGTTACGTGGAACACATCTTTGCTAATACAAAATAGAGATagaaaatactttataatttaatttaaacataaagaTGCTagtttaataaagaaaaaacgtatttaattttaataaaaatatttataccgtaaaaaaaatgatatgatATTTGGTAACCTATGATGACtcttctaaaaagaaaaaatatataaaaagaattaagtgATGACTAATAATGTGAAAGCTGGTATGCATGCATATGACTcgattttctttcaaatttcttCTGCTGTTcttccaacattttttttttccagtttgGGTTATCACAAAGGTGGCGTTCAATAGCTTCAATTGAACACGTTGTTTTTTGTCGCTATGATGCACGTGCTGTGGAAAATAACAACATTGTTTTTCTATTGAAGCTCATTTCATATTGGCACTATTacgttttgttttgttttctttcacaATGTCATTTTCAGTTCTTGTGCTTATAAAGCACCAAAGCCGACAACATTAATTTTCCAAATGATTTTCTGgcttggttttttttttttttcctagttGATATTTGCATGGTTTTGCTTGCACACTACTGTtccttttatttaatgtatgaaAGATGTGTTGACTTGCATActgttcttttcattttattagtataatatattatgtgaaGCTTTATATGAAACGAATTCATAGGTCATAAGTCATATAAAATAGAATTCCACAAATCAGTTTTGACTTTCACAATATGTTTGGAAATGGCTTTAAAGGAAAAGTcttatatcatcatcatcatatgaAAAGTCCACTATAATTTTAACACCTCTTGCCATCCACCAACttcaataaataatcaaaattctttcaccaagcAAAATTGGAATTACTTTTTcagaaaaattttaataatattttggttatcaaattttaaatataatatttttaatttaatatattaattattagatatttataattatgtgaacaatttaaaaattatctaaaatgagtttgacatataaaatttttaatataattaaattaaaaaaatatatttatttatttttaaagtttgaaagtTTGAAAGATAAACAGATTTCAAAGTTTAAGAGATAATggaattttaaagtttaaccttttttatttacattaaatgtttatattctgtttgctcgtaataattaattaagataatctccatttttttttgttaaatttcaacATGCATAACATAGTTGTGTTGTTGGTGTATTGCTGTGAAGGAGCTGAAGGAGAAGCTTGCACCATGGTTGTAAGGAGTTTGCATTGGACAGTTCCCCATTACTGGATTTGGGGATTGccttttttcatgttcttctcAACAAGATCTTCTCAGTTCATCCACGAAAGACCAGAACAAGGCTTACTCAGGACTCTTTTCTGCCTCATGTTATCTCCGCTGGTAAATTACCATTTTCCAGAATCACATAGCTAGTGTTATGATTTCTACAAGCATagctaatgttttttttttggttatgtTATTCAATGAGCAATAATAGAGGCGTGGAATTTCAAAGTTTATTGAGTCGTATCTTCTGTGGAAACTTCCATTGGAGAAGTATGGATTAAAACCAGAACACCCCTTTGTGGAGGATTATGCATCTTGTCAAATGGCCATCATGCCAGAAAATTTCTTCTCCGAGGCTGAAAAGGGCAAAATTGTCTTTAAGAAGGCATCAAAGTGGTGGTTCTGGGATGGAGGGATTGAATTTGAAGACAACACTAAGCTGAATGCTGATGTAGTGATTCTTGCAACTGGTTTTGATGGAAAGAAAAAACTCAAATCTATTTTACCAGAGCCTTTTGGTAGCTTGTTGGAGTATTCTTCGGGTATTATGCCTTTATATAGGTAAGAAGGACTCTTCAATATTCATTTTGCTTTCTTTCATGCAAAAATTACATTAGGAGAATGTATTGCACTCTTTTAAACATACCCTATATTTAAactgaaattttttgaaaattaaaaaatattgtaattaacaGCTGATTCATGCTCATGATGATAGGGGAACTATTCATCCGTTgattccaaacatggcctttgTGGGTTTCGTTGAGAGTGTTTCAAATCTTCACTCATCAGAGCTACGTTCCATGTGGCTGTCTGGGCTGGTAGATGACAAATTCAAGCTCCCAAGTGTGGAGAGTATGCTTTCACAAACAGCCAAGGAGATAGAAGTGATGAAAAGGTCAACTAGGTTCTATAAGAGGCACTGCATTTCAACTTATAGCATCAACCACAGTGATGAAATTTGTAAAGATTTAGGGTGGAGTTCCTGGAGGAAGAAGAACTGGTTATCCGAAGTATTTGGCCCCTATAGCATTGAAGACTATGCCAAGGAAGATTGAATATACAAGCTTACCACCACTCTTTCAGTGACTGCATAAATACTGGTAGAATAATACTAATAATGATGATGCTAAAAATAACTGTATGTTCtctaagaaagaaaattttaaggCTAAGTCGAGCCAAATGTCGTTTAGATACTTAAGAGTCATGTTCCACGAATGCAGTCAAAACTCCTTCAAGGTTACACAAGCAACTTTGTTCACATAAAACATATGTATTGCTGAACGGAAACTTGTTTgaaatagaaaattcaaatcatATAGAAATTGTAGTGGATAGTCACTTTGTCAATTGAAAGTAAACAATACCATGTCGAAaagatacatatatataatctcaCTGTATTTTTGGCAAATGAAGGCATTATTTCCACCGGAGAGGTTATAATCTTTTTCTCTCTACATGTCATCACCTCCAAGGAATGTGATCAAAGGCTCCATAATTACAGAGCTTGCAAACTTAAAATTCACAGTTAAATATTTGCCAGACTCTGAATCAGGCCCGCGGGGATAGAatacaaaagaatgaaaaaaaagcCTCAAAGGCTCTGAAGTATTTTCAGGGTCTCATCAATATGCTTTTCTGGTTGGAATTGATTGTTGTAGACAAGCTGAACCACCCCATTTTTGTCAATGACATAAGTCTCTCTTCCAGGCAATGATCCAAAGAAATCACCTGGCACTCCCCATTCCTTTCTCACCTTGTTGCCCTCATCACTCAACAATGTGAATGGAAGTTTGTATTTGCTGGCAAATGCCTACATTACGTGAAACgcaaatcagaaaaaaaaaatattaatatggttgattataaaaatcaaacagTGGAACCTTTGATCTTTACCTTGTGCGAGGAAGCATCATCGCCACTTATCCCAACAACCACTGCTCCTGCTTTCTTGAACTTCTCATACGAATCCCTGAAAGCACAAGCCTGCAATAAAGAATGAATTACTCCCTCCAATTATAAGACATTTGATAAAAGAAGTTCATGGTCATTTTTATGAGACCTTTTAGAATTGCTATGCAACTTTCGATTTGATTTCTTTGTTTGTTACTTCTAGTATtataagtatttatgttttgtattaatatataatgaGAGGTAAAAGTCACTGATGATGAAAGTTAATTTGGTGCATTGATAATCCTGTAAGTAGTAAAATAGAAGCCTTTACCTTTTGGAATCATGCCAAGtaagtatataaataagtaCATCCTTCATTATACAAGGTGATTTTATAAGATCGAGTTAGAtttaaaaagctattttttttcctatcatATGTTTTGAATCCTTGTTATGAACCCAATCTGATTACCTGAGCTAATATGCTGTGAATAAAACCCAATAACTAAGCGTCAGAAAGCATACATCAAGAACCTTATAGCAGTAGGTGAACCTCAATCAATTGGGATTCAAAGTACTCAATCATAAGAAATCCATTAGAGGCAGCGAATCTGGTTGATTTGCCCAAAGGAGTTATTTTCTACGCTATATTACATGCTAAAACTAAGATAACCAAATCAAGAATAGTATGGATAAACCTAACAGGGGTTGGAGTGCTCTCTATTTTTCATTACCCTCCATTTGTAGCATGCATATGCAACACCGGAGTTCAATCATGAGAACAGCCAGAATCCTTCTCTGCCCTTCCTTttgaaaagaacaagaagaccTTCCTATATATCAAAATCTCAGCAAATGAAGTCTGAAAGATGTTGAACAGTTTATTCCCTTCTGTTCATTCAAATGCTCCATATATAGTGCATCGTACATTCACTATTCACTGTTGAAATATGTGAACTTGGAAAACGTTTAAGAACCACACAACTTTAAAAACTTGGCATCTCCATTTTGAACTATTCCTACATTGACATTGTGTGAATTTACCTGTTTGGTACAGCCAGGGGTCTCATCAGCAGGGTAGAAATATACAACTACTGGCTTTCCCTTGAAGCTGGAGAGGCTCACATTCTTTCCATTCTGATCTTTGAGTGTGAAATTCGGTGGCTTAGAACCTTTACTCACCTATCAAGGAATATACAAcacaaaaaaagagaagagacgCTGGTGGGTCTGACTAAGAAGTAAAAGGCTAAGTTATTAGGAACATGCAAAAAGGTGATATGAGTGAAATGTACCTTGGCGAAAATGGAGGTTctgaggaaagaagaagaagaggggaTTGAGGAAGAGGGAGAATGAGAGAACTTGAGACCGAAAAATTGAGAATTTGGAGGCGCGGAAGAGAGTGGGAGATTTTGGGAAGATGGGTAGTTGGAAGAGTGAGAGCGAAGGAAGGTGGGAAGATAGTTGTTAGGGAGAGAGAGGGACGCCATTGGTGAGGAACAgtgggaagaagaaaatggttttGGTGTAAGGATAAGGAAAAGCGTTAATGGCTGGTGAATGGTTATAGGTGATCATAGGAGATTGGCTTTGTGGCGTGGACAAATTCTGACCCCAACTCCTCTGTACTTTTTAGTTTTAACCTTAACCGTCGCAggatctttaattttatattaataaagcatttatatttaactatattatagtttacatttattgttcataattttataattcttcaaatttaaatttaattatgtaattgtATATTTACATTGTGAAAATCCAGAGTTTATGTTCATGTCCAATACATATAAATGTTCAATTATATGTGATTGTTtctagattaaaaataaaaaaaaaaaaatatacatttttgttacatatatagtttttatttttctttcaaaattttagatcAAAATATCTATTTCAAATTGGTGTCAATCGTTTTCACatttattatacaaaataaattttccatCACGTAATGTGAGACTATACTATTcttataatgaaaacaaaattcctttataCATAACTACAGAGgatttagtaattaattaatatacaataataCGTTATTGGTAAATAAAATAGTCGGATGGTTATTACGGCGTCGTTTAGATGAGTCGGAAGGGAATACTATACATGGATGAAAAAGGCGAATGTTAAAGCGGCATAGTTCACCGCCTACTGCATTTTGGAGCGATGGCTGCTGCCGTCAGTAAGGTTTCCGGCGACATCATATCGTCGAGCTTCGATCGTATACGACCACCGCCTCCTGATTCTTCCCTTCACTTAGTTACCAGACCTCCAAGGCATTTCTCCCTGCGTCTTATCTTAAGCTTATTTCAGATTactctttttcattctttaacaCGGTTCTTACAGATTAGGGTTTGAAGTTTTAAATTGACACgattattatatgttttgtttgttgcaGAAACGCGGTGTCGTATTGGACGTGTTCAAAGCTTTGTGCAATTTGCTTTGTTGCTGGAATGGTTTTCGGGTACTCTCTCAGGGGACGAGTCAAGCGTTGGGCTTCTAACATCCTCAAGAAGCTGAACTGAAACATAATTGAATTGCAGGTAGTCGTTTAGTTCGATCACGGTTCACTTTCATAGATTTATGTGAAAGAATATGTTCCGTGACGGATTATGTGAAAGAATAGGTAGTcgtttagtttcaatttttcttcGTTTTTAGATGTTCCGTGACGGATTATGTTTTGTACGGATTTTGGAATGAGTTTGAAAGTCAGGGATTCAATTACAAACCTACACAAGGGCTTATTGATTTAGGTGATTTATTTCTAGCCATTTCGCGCACAATATCAACGCCTGCTGTGCTTATAATTTCAGTTTatgtgtggcataactgcagAATTTTCTATTGTCAACACCACATGGTTTTGTACCAATGCTTAAagtgtttttacttttatgGTTTTCGGAGTGAAGCATGATGACTTTTACCCCTAAAAATGGACAGTGTTGAGAGGGTTTTATTACCTTACTTTGCTTTATAAAACTATTTCATTATTGTTTCCCAAGTAAAAAATGTTCAAACTGCTTCCTTGCTTCAAACAAAGAATCGGAAGGCAAGAGGTGGAAACGGACCTGcaaattatactatattttatacttttgaaGTTCAATGTTCTGGAGTCATTCCTCAGTCCTACTACATTACTCCTTTTAGGCAATTTTTTCCCAAGGATCTTAGAAAACTCTtgaaataaggaaacaaaaaatgaaagggCACACAAGCCCCCATTGCCCACTTTTCTAGAATTGCAAGcaaataaactattattaacTTCAATTGAATGgcaattcattttaatatcttCCAGTTAATTTTACTCAGTTTCATGTTGAAAATAACTTGGAAGTTAAAATCAGACTGTTATAGACAAATGTCAAACCTGAATATCgaacaacaaattcaaaatgCAATCCAAGCTTTTGTTGTTTCAGGTTTCAACTTAACCAACACAACAAATCTACAATCGGGGTCTGGTTTGACTCAACACTCATTCCAAGACTCCATTTCTATTATAAATGCAGATATTTTTGAAGTGCTCGTTCGCCCAGTCACTTGTTATTGATACAAAAAAGTACAAACAATTTATTGACATCCAAAGTGTAGCCCGTCGAAAATTACACCATGATCTCTCTGTCATTGATAAATTGACGTGCTGTGATCAcggaaaatacaaaaataatgcCTGTGATCAATAAATGGTAATTTATCTAAATCAGTGAGGCTACAAAACTGAGAAAGCTACCCCTTTGCATAGAACCCAAACCCAAGTCATTTACTAATGTGGTTTCGGCACAAAACCATCAACAGCGAAGTTTCGAGTAGCAGCAGGAACAGCTAACCGAATTCCATCAAGTTCAGGTTTTGCAATAACTTGGCAACCCAGACGTGATCTGCATGTTTTCTATAATTAGTCAGGGGCACATTTAAGGGTAGCAAAAACGGAAAATGAA
This genomic stretch from Vigna radiata var. radiata cultivar VC1973A chromosome 7, Vradiata_ver6, whole genome shotgun sequence harbors:
- the LOC106768091 gene encoding probable flavin-containing monooxygenase 1, with protein sequence MENENENRPMLVSKMGIIGAGVSGLAAAKQLSHHNPIVFEASDSIGGVWSHCSYNSTRLQSHRRDYEFTDFPWPQRDNPDFPTHLEILNYLHSYAIHFDVFKNIRFNSKVVQIRFSGNREVTGFSSLLPGQPLWEVAVQTNNSDTIQWYGFEFVVVCVGKYGDTPKIPTFPQKKGPHIFKGKVMHTLDYCKLDQEAATQLLRGKKVVVVGFKKSGIDLAMECARANQGAEGEACTMVVRSLHWTVPHYWIWGLPFFMFFSTRSSQFIHERPEQGLLRTLFCLMLSPLRRGISKFIESYLLWKLPLEKYGLKPEHPFVEDYASCQMAIMPENFFSEAEKGKIVFKKASKWWFWDGGIEFEDNTKLNADVVILATGFDGKKKLKSILPEPFGSLLEYSSGIMPLYRGTIHPLIPNMAFVGFVESVSNLHSSELRSMWLSGLVDDKFKLPSVESMLSQTAKEIEVMKRSTRFYKRHCISTYSINHSDEICKDLGWSSWRKKNWLSEVFGPYSIEDYAKED
- the LOC106767872 gene encoding uncharacterized protein LOC106767872, which gives rise to MAAAVSKVSGDIISSSFDRIRPPPPDSSLHLVTRPPRNAVSYWTCSKLCAICFVAGMVFGYSLRGRVKRWASNILKKLN
- the LOC106765637 gene encoding peroxiredoxin Q, chloroplastic, which translates into the protein MASLSLPNNYLPTFLRSHSSNYPSSQNLPLSSAPPNSQFFGLKFSHSPSSSIPSSSSFLRTSIFAKVSKGSKPPNFTLKDQNGKNVSLSSFKGKPVVVYFYPADETPGCTKQACAFRDSYEKFKKAGAVVVGISGDDASSHKAFASKYKLPFTLLSDEGNKVRKEWGVPGDFFGSLPGRETYVIDKNGVVQLVYNNQFQPEKHIDETLKILQSL